The DNA window tccAGGCCTTAGGAAGTAGAATTGTCGATCGAGGTGTGTGTTGGAGGAAATTTAGGTGTGGAAGTTTATCTGTGCCATCAGATTCTCAATttgaattacaatttttttttaaactcaatttgaattttacttttaaaatcaaaatatttggaTAACATTTCAGCTTCAAATATTCAGCTGCTCCATTTCAGAAGCAAATTAAACTCGCTGGCAGAAAAGGctgttaaaatggcaaaaaatataataatagtaataataataataataataataataaatgctatTAAATTCTGcacacggatttcaaaaattcatttaaaaaaatctgtgagttatcacaacaccagtccagttctgggggacactacaccactccATGTCTCCAACaatagaggtcccatccaaatctgatgtggcatttcaaaataaaagactcttgaaattggtatatttcactgtcatgatcacggatttcaaaaattatttaaaaaaaaaaatctgtgagttatcacaacacccgtccggttctgggggacactacaccaccccaggtctccaacaaaagaggtaccattcaaatctgatgtggcatttcaaaataaaagactcttgaaactggtatatttcactgtcatgatcacggatttcaaaaattattttaaaataatctgtgcgttatcacaacaccagtccagttctgggggacactacaccactccATGTCTCCAACAATAGAGGTACCattcaaatctgatgtggcatttcaaaataaaagactcttgaaattggtatatttcactgtcatgatcgcagatttcaaaaattattttaaaataatctgtgcgttatcacaacaccagtccagttctgggggacactacaccactccaggtctccactaaaagaggtttgatcaagatttaaaaaaaaaatagaaaaccgtCTAACTATTTCAAATATACTGTTTTCCTTCCagttactgatggtgtcgtggttcatttgcctgacttcaatgcagccagcgtgggtttggttcccactcagtgatggtctctacagtgtatgtgccctgcgactgaccagctcagggttttttctttcttttgcccGAACTCAGTATGGGGAGGCTCCAACACCCCGCGACTCAACAGGATCAGTGCTGTTGAAATGGATCCATGCATGTCTTCCTTCCTGTGTCAGACTGGCATGACAAATGACTTCAGTGGTTGAAGCGTTAATGTTgatacccaaaaaaatcatatttaatgataaaacaatctgGGTTTTTTACAGATTGCAGATATATTACATCAAATGGTGATGGCAGTAATGTAGTAGCATCCTGTAATTGTCTCCTACATGTATGAGAAGGGTAAAAGGTGTTGCGATACCAACAGGATTATTTCTTAAAATAAGTcgtattgacttttttttttaatgaatgttttaaatcaggcggcacggtgtacgattggttggagcatctgcctcacagttctgaggagcagggttcaatccccggccccgcctgtttggagtttgcatgttctccccgtgcctgcgtggattttctccgggcactccggtttcctcccacatcccaaaaacatgcatggcaggttaattgaagactctaaatttcccatagtgtgaatgggagtgtgaatggttgtttgtttgtatgtgccctgcgattggctggcaaccggttcagggtgtaccccgcctcctgcccgatgatagctgggataaactccagcacgcctgcgaccctcgtgagaagaagcggctcagaaaatggatggatggttggatgttttaaatcagtggcagtgacagtgaaatatgaatatttcaggagacttttattttgaaatgccacaacaGATTTGGCCCCTCCTTCAACAGtccccttatcgtggtggaggggtttgtgtgtcccaatgatcctatgAGCTAATTTGTCTGGGGCTTGatgcaaacaggtcctaggtgaggggccagacaaagcacagctccaaaaacctctgtgatgacaaacaattcaggaagacattttcccttgcccggacgtgggtcacctctggagccatgcctggaggtggggctcaaaggcgagcgcctggtggccgggcttgcacccatggggcctggccggaaagaccccgaaagggtaacgggggtcccccttcccatgggctcaccacttgtgggaggggccatcggGGTCGGgtccagtgtgagctgggcagtggctgaaggcagggaccttggcgatctcatccccggctacagaaactggctcgagggacgtggaatgtcacctttctggcagggaaagagcccgaatggaatggaacgggaaatcaacaggcggatcgttgcagcgtctgcagagatgcagactttgtatcggtccgttgtggtaaagaaggagctaagccgaaaggcgaagctctcaatttaccggtcgatctacgttccctaaccctaaccctcaacGATGGTCACGAGCTGAAGAAAGAATGAGATCGTGGATGCCAGCGGCtgaaatgaatttcctccgcagggtatccgagctctcccttaaagatagggtgagaagctcggtcatccgggaagagCTCAATGTAGAGCcgatgctcctccacatcgagaggagccagatgaggtggctaggtgaggtgttccggaaacgtcccaccggaaggagaccccggggacgtcccaggacacggtggagagactacgtctctcggctggcctgtgaacgcaTCGgtatccccctggaagagctggatgaagtggctggggagatggaagtctgggtgttttttctGTCTCATATTTCTTCCAATGCATCATTCCGTTCTCCTGTTTCCTCTTGTTGACTTTGGTGCTTTGCCATTTTAACTAACGTAGTGTTGAACCCACAGTGTCCAAATCGTAATCTTGATGTCATCTGATTTGCActtgcttttctcatccctccaacGTAGAGCGgaaagtgaaaatgtgtgcaaggacagcagagtacgaggaggaactttgtggcccaaaagaggagaaggagccacaacgtcaactactggacgctgcgTTCAATCTGCAGCCTCGAATTGTGCTACGCAGAGCAGGTGGGTTCACTTCTCTCTCACttgttttatgaaatacattctaattttaatattattcccGGGCTTTTCTGAGGAGCACTGTCTGACgttacatataatttttttatcataTCCGCGTGTAGTCTGATGGCATCCCCTCATGATGATGTGGATTGAGGGTTGGAGGCCAAATTTCAGAAGATCTGAAAGGCTTGTGGCCATTGTTGTGTGATCAAAGTTGTAACAGTGTTACACAACCCACACGACTTGTTTGGAAAATTGTGAGCAAGATTTTTGCCCTTTTCGTGTCTTGTAGGCGAGTtgagtaaacatttgttcatgccAAGTCAAATCAGTCTTCAATGGTAGGAAGTAGTAAccaagtacagtaaaccctccGCTATCGCGGTTCATCTATCGAAGTTTATTACTGTACACATTATTCATTACTGTACCTAAGTACATTTTTAGGTatctatacttttttttttttactgtcaacaaTTTACGTTCACTCTTTAAATTTGAAACCTGTGATTTCTCTTCCTTACTTTGTCACAAAtagcattacttttttcaacttctATGGATGATGACgtgtaaaaaaacagaaaacggtGCATCCACATTGAAGGGTCGCCCAACTTTGCTGCGTTCCGCTGTTCTACTATTTTGCGTCACCCCATTAGTCCCATTAGGCTCTCTGGTTGAAGGCGCTAACGTGTCAACAGGATCGAGGACCAAGGTGGTTGTCAATATTGTAAACAAATTAGATTTGAcccatttgtgtttgtcttcttttgtcttgCAGACGTCAGTGAAAATCTTCATCCTGAGCGGCAGCAGTCAGTGTCCcctcacatcaaagaggaagaggaggatgaagaggttcaacacatcaaagaggaggaggaagagttccTTCACAtgaaagaggaagagcaggaggaaatcatcaaggttccatcgactggtgtccctttgaagagtgaagatgaaggtcgaaGTGAGGAGAGACGAGGGGCGGAGCCACCAAACAGCAACAACTcaagtgatggagaccactgtggaggatcacaaactgacggtgatgatgatgatgatgatgatgatgttgatgaacagttggaaggtgatatgacatgtcacactaccaataaatgctggaaatgttgtaaatgtaggAAAACCTTTGCTTCTAAGAGGAATTTCAaacaacacatgaaaatacacactggtgagaagccttttgcctgctcggtttgtggtcaaaggttctctcagaagggaaccttaaaatgtcacacaagaacgcacactggtgagaaaccttttgcatgctcagtttgtggtcaaagattctctcaaagGGGACATTTgacaagtcacacaagaacacacacaggagagaagCCTTTTACATGCTCActttgtggtcaaaggttctctcagaagggaaccttaaaaatacacacaagaacgcacactggtgagaaaccttttggatgctcagtttgtgggcaaagGTTCTCTCGAAAGGGACATTTgacaagtcacacaagaacacacacaggagagaagccttttgcatgctcagtttgtggtcaaaggttctctcagaagggaTACTTAAAAATGCATAAAGGTACCCACTCTGGTGAGAAggcttttgcatgctcagtttgtggtcaaagattctcccgaaaggaaagcttaaaaatacacacaagaacccacaccggtgagaaaccttttggatgctcagtttgtgggcaaagGTTCTCTCAAAGGGGAACTTTAATAAGTCACAAAAGAACCCActctggtgagaaaccttttgcatgctcagtttgcggGCAAAGGTTCTCTCGAAAGGGACATTTaacaagtcacacaagaacacacactggtgagatgCCTTTtccatgctcagtttgtggtcaaagattctccctcaaggaaagcttaaaaatacacacaagaacccacactggcgagaaaccttttgcctgctcagtttgtggtcaaagattctccataaagaaaagcttaaaaatacacgcaagaacccacactggtgagaaaccttttggatgctcagtttgtggtcaaagattcacacAGAAGGgatacttaaaaatacacacaagaacacacactggagagaaacctttttcgtgCTCAGGTTGCGGTCAAAGGTTCTCCTATAAGGCTCTGGTAAAGACACACAAGTGTCCTGGTGAGAAAAGCAGTGATCAAGAAccttttaatgcaaatgtaaatgtttaatataaaagTAATGACTATGTTACTGACAGAAATCGACATGCTTGTATTCTGTGTACCAGCTTTTATTGTATGTATCTTCTTCTTGTCCATATAGTTTCAAAAAGCCCCGTGAGTGTTGAGAATGAACACTGTTGCCAAAATACTTAAAAGGGACTAGTGAGAGGTGTTGGGAAAGAGGGCGGCAGTGAATcagtagagcgggtcgtccagtgaccgaagggtcgccggttcgaaccctggctccgactgtccgtatgtggaagtgtccttgggcaagacaccgaaccctaatttgctcccagtgagcctggcagcgccttgcacaGCAGCAGCCGCCCAGTGGTCATCAGTAGAATCATTTACTgataaaatatttgcttttcagTAGCGTTGGAAATCTCTGGCACGAGGCCGATTCaatacacacagtgggtactgaaagtattcagacccccttcaatttttcagttatattgcagccatttgctaaaatcattgaggttcattttttctcctccttaatgtacacacagcaccccatattgacagaaaaaaagcagaattgttgaaatttttgcagatttattaaaaaagaataactgaaatatcacacagccataagtattccgaccctttgctcagttttTAGTAGAAgcgcccttttgagctaatacagccatgagtctttttgggaatgatggaagtttttcacacctggatttcctcatcaagtccgatcagtataatcaaacacagctggactccgatgaaggtgtagaaccatttgaaggatgatcagaagaaatggacagcacccgagttaaatatatgagtgtcacagcaaagggtcggaatactgatggctgtgtgatatttcagtttttcttttttaataaatctgcaaaaatttcaacaatgatttttttttctgtcaatatg is part of the Phyllopteryx taeniolatus isolate TA_2022b chromosome 23, UOR_Ptae_1.2, whole genome shotgun sequence genome and encodes:
- the LOC133472553 gene encoding gastrula zinc finger protein XlCGF57.1-like — translated: MCARTEEYEEELCGPKEEKEPQRQLLDAAFNLQPRIVVHRAERKVKMCARTAEYEEELCGPKEEKEPQRQLLDAAFNLQPRIVLRRADVSENLHPERQQSVSPHIKEEEEDEEVQHIKEEEEEFLHMKEEEQEEIIKVPSTGVPLKSEDEGRSEERRGAEPPNSNNSSDGDHCGGSQTDGDDDDDDDDVDEQLEGDMTCHTTNKCWKCCKCRKTFASKRNFKQHMKIHTGEKPFACSVCGQRFSQKGTLKCHTRTHTGEKPFACSVCGQRFSQRGHLTSHTRTHTGEKPFTCSLCGQRFSQKGTLKIHTRTHTGEKPFGCSVCGQRFSRKGHLTSHTRTHTGEKPFACSVCGQRFSQKGYLKMHKGTHSGEKAFACSVCGQRFSRKESLKIHTRTHTGEKPFGCSVCGQRFSQRGTLISHKRTHSGEKPFACSVCGQRFSRKGHLTSHTRTHTGEMPFPCSVCGQRFSLKESLKIHTRTHTGEKPFACSVCGQRFSIKKSLKIHARTHTGEKPFGCSVCGQRFTQKGYLKIHTRTHTGEKPFSCSGCGQRFSYKALVKTHKCPGEKSSDQEPFNANVNV